The following nucleotide sequence is from Pithys albifrons albifrons isolate INPA30051 chromosome 2, PitAlb_v1, whole genome shotgun sequence.
GGTCTCCAAGGTAGATGCTAACACTTCTCAGTGGCTGAAAACCAAAAATTACCCAAGGGCTCCCAAACACACTTGGTTAAACCCCATGCAACACCCAGAGTTGGAAGGTGGGAGAAGGCTCTGGCGACAACACCTCAGTGCTGCCCAActacagctctgcagcctcttctCCACCAGGATCTTAATCCAGGTACTGAAAAAGTGCCAGTTTGAGCTTCAGTATTTTCCTCTATATTTCTCTGAAAAGACCTTCAGTATATCATTTTTCTAAGGAGAGGAAAGCTTGCAGACTACAACCATCTATCTAGTGGCAAAGGTAATTCAACAGAATGATTACCACCAGAAAAGCAGGACTCCAGCAGTAACCTCACTCTGCCAAGTACTTTGCCTCCCTCTTTTACAGATGAAGGGCATCACCATAATCGAAGAGACTTACTCAAAGCATATGGGGAACCTGTAGCAAGTatcaaaacaaacccagcatGACCATAAGCTTTCTGGGAGCAAGGAGACAGTCCAGCCATTTTAAGCCTCCACAAGATACACCCACAAAGAAGTATCTCACAGGACTCTCAGCTCCTACAAAGCTATGAAACTCAGCTGAGGAAAAGGGATAAACTAtcagcccaatccattctcctGCCACATTGTGAAGGTTGAAAGTAGTAAGCTGCACAGAATAATTAAGCAAATTAAATACATACAGTATGAGGTAAGCAGCAAATCCTTCCATAGtttcccagtgccacagccagtctcTGCCAACCATGCCTCTGAATGGCATAAACACCCAGGGGAAATGAAATTCAATCTAGAGGGCAGCATTGTTATAAATAGGATCTactgaataaaatgaagaaagggAACTGTCCTTGGATGCTGCCTTAATTGGTGGGGCTCATTTCCACCAAAGCATTAAGGGATAAACCAAATACCACACTAAAACAAGAACTTTACAAGAAAgcaatatacatatataaacacatatacATGTAAACACACCACCTTCAGGTCAGTTTTTGAATGAAGTATCTCCCTCTGTCCATTATTCTGACCTCATACCACCAAAACAAGTCTtgattccttgttttgctgacttccctgcctttccttctccctccttctaCTCTCTCACTGCCTATCTCCAGCACTTATGAGTTCAGTTTTATAGACTAAAATAAGGCCGCTAAGTAAAGGTCAGTCTGACAAGCTAAAAGAGAACTATCCTCTCCTGGACCTCTGCTCCTTGGGCTATAAATACCAAGAATAAGCACTGGGGGAAATTCTTTGTCTGCACAGACACCAAGAAGcatctttcctcctcctttcagtTCCCACCCCTCCTGCTACTCAAGGACAACATTCAGAGAAAAGGAAGCATCTCCATGGACAAATCATGGAGCCAGTAGAAGGAACAGCATTTGCTTTACCACCAGTGACTCAGGGCATAACAGGCCTTCCTAGAGATAAGCAGATGCTTTCAAGGTTCAACCATCAGTGAGGGTGACAGCAGAATGTACATGCTGCAAAACAAACCATGAGATTACGTGTGGGCAACCAGGAGAATTACCTTTTAGGACTAGGGGCTCCTTGCCTTCTCGCTTGAGTGACTCCAGCACTATGTGGAGTGGCTGGGAAGGCATTACTCTGCTTGGCTCATTGGTATTCTCATCATAAACTataatttctttggaaaatattcTCTTGAAGGAGTCCTTGCCTTCCCGGCAGGAGATCAAGTCCAAGACAGTGATCTTGCCCTGCTGGAGCCTTCTCCGGCTGATTTTGTCAGAACAGTTAATGTGGACAGCCCCTTGAATGTGGCTCTTATTATACTCCATGAAAGGCCTGCAGTCAATGATGACAGGCCCTTGGTTCTGTTGGTGGCTCTTGCTGCATTTGGTCATCTTCTTCGCCAGATCATTGGGGTAAATGATTTTGATGCTAGCGAGTTGCTTGGTGGTGCCCGAGACAGGGCTCCCCACTCCGCCCAGTGGGCTCAGGCTGCCAGCATTCTCATTGTTGTTGACCATTTGGttggcagggcaggcagtggaGGCTCCggtgtgggtgctgctggtgctcgCTTGAGTTTGGGTCTGAGTGTCCTTGTCGTACGTTGCCACAGTGCAGCAACTGGCACTGCTGCATCCACAACTCAGGGAGCGTGCAGAGCCGTTGGATGAGGGCATATACGTGAGATTAGCAGTCTTTAGGGACACAACAGCTGCACCGAGCAGACTGGAGTGGCTCTCACCGGCAGAAGAGGCAGATTCAAGATAGCTAGAGTCTAAACAGAGGTTGAGATCCTGAGGTCTCACTGGCCTCGAAAGTGCCACTACTACCCTGTCGTCTAGAGGAGATGGAGGCATGAGGAGGCTGAGCACTAGCAAGTTAAGAAGAACTCAAGATCaccctgaaaaagaaaaagtggaggggaaagaagaaaaaggtgaTGAAAACAGACCATGAAATCACACAAACCTATAGATACAAAAAGTTACTTTGCCAACACACATTACCCTCAGACCAACAATCCCTTCTGACAGTTACCAGCTCACAGCAGTTGCTAAAAAGCCTTTTCAAGCCAGCAGCAAATACTTCAGCTATCTGCACGTGCACACATGGCACACAGAACACACGCGACTAGCCTGGATGTGCAGTTACACCCATGAGGAGGCATTTGGCTACATGCAGATGGTGCTGAGCTATTCTGAAACCCCAGGCCTTTGCAAGGCATGCCACTGATAACGACAGAGACACATTCTCTCATCCCGTTGTTTAGTGCAAGGGAAGAAACTACTGGGCTGACTCTGCTACTGGAAGGAACGCATAAGAACTGAATAGCTGAATGTGTCAGTGGTGATATGCAACTTTTCCAGCAAGATGGAATAAAATTAGCTTGCGAACAAATTTTCTGAGACAGTTACAAACTTGAACACATAAGGCTAAGCAAAAAATacccagaagaaaaggaaaaaattgtgtTCCAGAGATCCTTACAAAAAGTAAGTGCACACATTGCACTCCCATCTCCCTGTTAGAGAGAGAGGGGAATCAAGCCCCAGTTAAGATCCCTGCTCCAGGCCCGGGAAAGCTGATGCTCTCCAGCAGTCCGTGAGGCAAGTTCCCGGCTTCTCACCACATTTCACAGCATCAAGAAGAGGGGTCCCCTCCGCTCCAGCCAAGGTCACTGCCTGTCCAGCCTTTGCCTTCTCATTTGCTAAGACACAGCGTGCAGGTTTAGAATCCCCCCATGTCCACTCGGGAGGGAAGGAAGACGATAAGAGCAAAACAACCTAAACCAGTCCCGACAGTGCCTTCCCTTTAGCAGCAACTTTAGAAGCAGCCGCAGCTCTCGCTGAaaaacacagcccagcaccaACTTCACCAACTTCATCAAACCCCCGGAGCGCGGCGAGCTCTCGCAGCCTTGGTTTGCCGCCCAGTCAGTCGGCTCCGCACAGGGCCCGCCGGCAAGGGGTATGGAGGTGCCCCATCCGCATCCCGGCGGCCCGGCGGGCACTGCCACCCGCAGCAGCCATCGCTTTACGGGGAGAACCCGCGGGCACCTCCGGAGCAGGGAAAGGTGTCGCGACCTGCCCGCCCGGGGCACGCCGGAgctgccggggccgggcggagcggggcTGCCGGCGGCGCACCGGAGAGGCTTCCCAGCCCGTTACTTCCCCAAACCTCCTCTCGCCCTTTTCTGAGATAAGAAAGAAGATAAAGGAGCCCTGAGCGCCTTCGCctgacaaaattttaaaaaatttaaataaaggGGAGAGTCAACCCGGCTCCCGCAGCGAGGGGAAACAACTGAGGAGCACACGAGAAGCGGGAAGCTGAAGTTTTGCCCCCGAGCACAGGGACCCGAGGCCGCCACCGCCAAGAGGTGCTCCCCGCCGCGGCAGCCCCTGCGCGGGCTCCCGCAGCCCCTGTCCCCGCGCCGTGCCCCGCATGGCTCGGCTGACTCGCACTCACCGGCGCGGCGCCCTCTGGCCCGGTgcgtggtggtggtgctggcgCTGGTAGCGATGTTGGTGTCGGTgctggcggcggcggccgctGGTGCCGGTGCGTGTCGCGCCCGCTGCCCCGCGCGCCGCCCGCACCATCCTCGTTACTTTCTCTTTTGCTACCGCGTAAATGTACGgcccggcgggggcggggcccgCGGCGACGGGCGGCCACACTGCCCAATCAGCGCGCAGAGGCGGGGCACAGGGCGGGGCGGTGATGTCATCGACAGCCAATGCGCAGGGCGCGGCGCCGGCGCGCGCCCCTCGGCGGTCGCGGCTCGCGCGGGTGGGCGGGGGCGGGCGCAGCAGCGCCCCCTGCAGAGCGGGGAAGCCCCGACACGCACCCGCCGGGAGCGCGCATCGGTCCTTACCGGGGACAGCTTTGCACAAAGCCgtgctgaggcagagctgtgtaCACGTCCCACGGTAAAGGGGCCAGGAGAGCATCACCCCCGCTTCTGGGGCAGGGGATCGTGCTGCCTGTCCCACTTCAGCCCCGCAGCAAGTGGCTCGGTAGTGTACGAGCGGCGCCAAACCAAGGAGGATGCTTTTAAGTTCTTTTCCAAGCAGTCCTCCCGTAACAAAAACAAGCATGCGTGAGATACTTAGTGTGGAAAAACAGTAAGTTCCCCACATGGCAGTGGTGAATCATAGGGAGGGCAGGAGATGTGCCCCGCACGCTGCTCAGAGATAGCCAGGCCTAGAGGTCCCCACCTGCCTGACCCCCCAGGTTAAAGGTGGATCCAGTTGCTCCATGTTACGGAAATTCAGACCAAATGCAACTTCTGACACTGGACAGTAAGGGTCACGAGTGCTCAGATTAGACTGGACTCTCcctatggaaaaagaaaagcaacaggggCTTGAGGACAAGATTTTAGGAGTCTGTTACAAGGACAAGCAGAAATCCCTTTCATCCTTTCAGTCAGATGTTGACATGGGTGAAATAATGAGCTCTCACCCTTGCTACACACACACTACAAGGCAAAAGGTGAGAATTGATTTTCAAGCCATATGGATCAGCTCAGCACTAGGAAGGTACTGGCAACAGCGGAAAATTTTTGCACCCCTTCCTCGCCCTCTGTGCAATCtaattttacatttcctggtTCAGCAACCACATCTCATCATTTATCAGTCCACATATACCAAGCCACCAAGTAAGAGACAGGGAAAGTGGCATCTCCAACACAATGCACCCCACCATATCCTCCCTGACCACGGGAGCGCCAGAGAGTTTCACCTACAACTGGGAATGCAAATCCTTTGAGCTAGAGGAGGAAAGGTGAAGTTAGGGCTGATAAGAAGTTGTCAGCATGATAACATTGAATCCAAATTAGCCCCTAGAGGTTTTGGTTCTGGAATGTATGCAGATAATTGATTTTTCAACTGGGACTTTCAAAAGCTGTAAGTACCAATCCAAATGTATctattaaaaatagtttaaaatgaaGTAGTATCATCATTCAGCAACTCAGAGTAAAAACACATGGTGAAAACAGGTAGCAAGATTTCAGATGCACTGAATACCTGATTTTCTGATTAATGGTTATAAGGCAAACAGCAAGTCAAATCCTTTTCCACACAGCCATTCCTTAAACAATCAGCTGCTTTCCCCTAAATGTTCCTCTTTGGGACAGTGACTCATTGAGCAAAAATTCAAGCTTTTGGTTTCCAGTGCTGTGATGCCACACCAGTGCACCAATTCTCCAGCTTGCGGGGACGGAAaggagagctgggaaaaggCTCTCACATGCAACAGCTTCACCTGCAGCAATCTGCTCCCATTGAGAGCAAATGTGTACAAAGACTTTGAGCAATTAAGTCACAGAATGGACTAATCTCCAGGTACAGCAAAGACTGCAGTTGGAAGGTGTTACCTTCTGAAAGCTTATAAAATGTACGTCACCATGCTACGCAGCTTAAAGGCAAACCAGGCTTCTAACAGCAGTGTGCAACTGCTGCATTAACAATTGCCCTGCCCAACAAGAGACCAAACAGATCAATTGACAAATGCATTGGTCTCCGACTCCACAAACACTGTTCAGTTCCCCAGAGGTGCCACTGTGAGACATCACTGTAGCGTTTCCTTGCTCTCTACTCCTCTTTGTCCGTGGCTTGCTGATGTTGACACTGGGCTCACTACAGGGGAGGGTTAGCTCATGCCTCACTCAAAAAGTCCCTTTCAGGCCACACTCAAGCTTGGGAAGGAGCTCTCCATGGGTTTGTGTTCAAAACACCACCTGAAATGGTCTTTCCAACCAAGGGAACTGGAAATCATGTTTCTGTGTTAGCACATCTTCCAAAGCTAGGCATCTCCTAAGACAAATATTTGCTAGAAAACACTTGGAATCACTGATTTAGCAACCTTTTACTTTCAGAACAAACTTCTCAGTACTAACAATCTGCAccaagaaaatgttttgtgagTTGTTTATGGAGCAGCTCACCTCTCAGAAGAGCTGTGCAGAGCTTACTTGCAGCGAGGAATGCTCCCTTCTGAAGGATACTCAGCCTTTGCCaagttttttaaatgcagaatcCTAATGTAATTTTGCATCATATTTTacttaactttttatttttctatgaatGTCTACTCTACATTGCTATTCCTCCCCAGTTTCAGAAGATTTCCTACAGAACTTTTACTGACTTCATGCTTAATACAATTTATTAGCCTACGACATAAGATTctaggacttcactgtcactgtccaagctcgctcggccgtggcagatgaacctcaggacttaaacagtggggccagttctgcacacactgagcctcacctaaaatccactgcgcaggctggaagggcacacccacgtggggacggcccttcccaaatcttcgctCGCGAAGCCgagccccacacacacacacacagacacacagacacacacacacatacacacaagaCTGGCCTTTTTCCTGCTCTCGGAAACCCACAACccactgtggttttttttttttctgggcatATTCACTGAAGGTTTTCTAAAGGcttttgctttctaaaattCAACATTCAGAACAGACAAGACTTATCTATTTCCTAAAAACTAAActattttctgaaaagcacaCAAGAATTCTTACTATGaaagctggcagatcttagTTAAACTTTCAGTTCCAGCAGTAGCAGCACATGAAATTTTGACATTCATTTTCCTCAAATGCTTTTGCCACTGCGGTGCACTTGCTCAGATATTTGAAGAAAATCACAAGCAGACAAAGAGAAATCATCTCAGAATTGAAACAAATCCTCACAAACTCTCACAGTATACTAATTGCATAAAATCCAATCAAACCCGTTCAACCTCATAAAAAGGGTAAAGATTGCTGAGAACACATGCTGAATATTTAACAGATGTGAAAAAGAAGCCATCAAAATTCTCACCAGTAACACATCCTTTAAGTACTCTCAAACTAAACAGTTCCTTATTATTAAAAGATTTCTTCCACATCAACCATTCTTCTACCCTACAATCAGGGACCTTTTCTCTTGTTTAGGATTAAAAGAAATACGTAATTACTTTTGCCAACACAGCCATGTACAGAACTTGCCCTGCACCTAAGCAGAGAAGGTGGTCTGCTCTTCTATCCCAAACTGAACATTCAATTCTCTGACGTCAAGAGTGAAGAAAAGATTTAACCTCTTGTGCAAGAGGGTTCTTCCCTCCACCATAAGCACCCCATGCTCTGCAGTCTATATGGCCACAGAACTGGGCACTCCAGTGTTCACTGCTCTCAGTGCTGCCCTCTCTGTGGTAGCATTATTTCGATTTTGGAAGCACAGTAACAACCAAAGTCAGGTGTTCACAGGTAATAGGCTGCATTAAGACAACAAAGGACATACACCTGTTCCTTCTCAGATTAGAATTCAAATAAAGATgagctggtttaaaggtaaaccagtgGGAGTAAGGAAcccaactcaagagagattagaaatcagttacaatttactaaaaagattacaataaatacagtgatacaGAGGAAAAACTGGTCTTAACCCACAAAAAAGAGATGTATAACcttgctggtttaaaggtaaactagcaggagaaacaaacccaacacaaaagagattataagtcagagttacaatttaataagaatattacaataaatgcaatggcacaaagagaaattggttttaacccacaaaacccagaagtataacccagcactctggggcatGAACACAATGGGATGTGTTAGCCCCTTTGttgagacccatgtggttcctccaagttcaaagtaaaaggagttgaaaaacctgttggtgcagatgatggttgccATCTGGTCAAGAGCAGTGGTCTCCTCttgtcaaggttctggtcctcctctggatctgccAAGTGGTTCACCAAGTCTCAAAAACCCCtgagattatataccctcaggcccaggtgggaatgcccaacacctcccccagggtggggaattacacaatgggtgatctcactctgtgagtcatagggtatttttggaatcattgatggcccattagcagacatgacccctcaggctgggtgttagaggtgctaacaacttcctggaaggaagttatcacagctcttatctcacaggcttctttaacacctaGCTTACATCCTGTGaggtcgggtgtgccctgggcagttgcTGCAAATTGTTAATAATTCGGGAGAAATGGCATAcagggtttagaatacacagctttggccacacccacacagtgataaactggtcccagcttgctgaactaggacaataacCCATCACCCTGGGACACAAATAGAATGGTGTTCAtcagtccctgtgctgagcgccacatggtccccctgagtgtaaggtaaaaggaaaggaaacatgttggtgaggatgatggtcgcagtcttGTCAAGAATGGCAGTCCCAGTCCTGCTGAGGTTCTGGTCGTCTTCTGGATCTGACAAATGGTACCAGAAGTCTCAAAATCTGAAGATTAGATAGGcttaggttcaggtgggaatgccaaGTCCCTCCCCAGAATGAGCAGTTTCACAATGGGTAACTTAACTCTGTGAGAATTGGCAtgttttggaatctttgatgaTCTAAGTCATTGCAGCTTCCTATTATGCCAGTCCCTAATGGACCCTCAGGAGACATGACCCCTCAGTCTGGGTGTTAAGGTCCTAACACCttcccagaggggagttatcacaactgagtcactggtgtgaagacagaaacattcccatgcctcacagggttctttaacacccagcttgtagcctgagcggtcagtgtgtgccctgggcagctgctgcaaacaatccattattaacagttcatcagaaatgatgCAGAGGctgtagaatacacagttttggttaaaCCGGCATACTGATAAACTAGTCTCAGCCCCTGTAACTAGGACAAGAAAGTTCCATATTTTACCAGCAGAAATGGGAAGCAAGATTGAGTGACTTGTCTAAAGATACACAACAGTCTACACTGTTGAGCAGAAAA
It contains:
- the DUSP10 gene encoding dual specificity protein phosphatase 10; this encodes MPPSPLDDRVVVALSRPVRPQDLNLCLDSSYLESASSAGESHSSLLGAAVVSLKTANLTYMPSSNGSARSLSCGCSSASCCTVATYDKDTQTQTQASTSSTHTGASTACPANQMVNNNENAGSLSPLGGVGSPVSGTTKQLASIKIIYPNDLAKKMTKCSKSHQQNQGPVIIDCRPFMEYNKSHIQGAVHINCSDKISRRRLQQGKITVLDLISCREGKDSFKRIFSKEIIVYDENTNEPSRVMPSQPLHIVLESLKREGKEPLVLKGGLSGFKQNHENLCDNSLQLQECPEGGGGGGASAVPPMLPQSIPTTPDIENAELTPILPFLFLGNEHDAQDLEKMQRMNIGYVINVTTHLPLYHYEKGMFNYKRLPATDSNKQNLRQYFEEAFEFIEEAHQCGKGLLIHCQAGVSRSATIVIAYLMKHTRMTMTDAYKFVKGKRPIISPNLNFMGQLLEFEEDLNNGVTPRILTPKLIGVETLV